The following coding sequences are from one Limisphaera ngatamarikiensis window:
- a CDS encoding MFS transporter translates to MNPPPSEPSVSLSDRTAQAPGNPLADVKQLGMWASIKSLGFVFWVVGAMEMIERLAYYGVRAVATLYATRPVSEHGLGVTMATFGTLLMTWNLVQSLVPVFTGGLSDRYGYKPTIFLSTALKCLGYLIMAWWQTYAGFFVGAMFLAVGTAIFKPGIQGTLIRATHRLNSSMAWGIFYQAVNIGGWIGPLVALHMRSHMGWQAVFYTNAAVICLNFLLLLTYREPGLEERLARRARIRAGLEREQPLWRESLAELRKPHLTVYLAIFSVWWLMFPMLWDVLPRYVEDWVDTRPMVTFLFGADGAQNAVAKFLLGMDAEGRNIQPEGIVNINAGMIMLTCFVFAGLSARMRATDSLLVGTLLVATALMGIGLTRQVGWIVLALVVFSIGEMLASPKYSEFLGNVAPPDKKAMWIGFSQAPILIGWTLEGKLGPWLYHHFSDKDRLARRTLVEALGWSPDSVSEAVLPVGEAFRKLVEVTGQSPEALTRELLENYPVGLTWYVFAGVGFLTAVMIGFYGRWIRELARRPMQP, encoded by the coding sequence ATGAACCCGCCTCCTTCCGAACCTTCCGTGTCGTTGTCGGATCGTACCGCCCAAGCACCCGGAAATCCGCTGGCGGATGTCAAGCAGCTCGGCATGTGGGCGTCCATCAAAAGCCTGGGGTTCGTCTTTTGGGTCGTGGGTGCCATGGAGATGATCGAGCGCCTGGCCTACTACGGCGTCCGGGCCGTGGCCACCTTGTACGCGACGCGGCCCGTTTCCGAGCACGGCCTGGGGGTGACCATGGCCACATTCGGCACGTTGCTGATGACGTGGAACCTGGTGCAATCGCTGGTGCCGGTGTTCACCGGCGGCCTGTCGGACCGGTACGGATACAAGCCGACCATCTTCCTTTCCACGGCGCTGAAGTGTCTGGGGTATCTGATCATGGCCTGGTGGCAGACCTACGCGGGGTTTTTCGTGGGGGCCATGTTCCTGGCGGTGGGGACGGCCATCTTCAAGCCGGGGATTCAGGGGACGCTGATCCGGGCGACCCACCGGCTCAACAGCAGCATGGCCTGGGGCATCTTTTACCAGGCCGTCAACATCGGCGGCTGGATCGGGCCGTTGGTCGCGCTGCACATGCGGTCGCACATGGGATGGCAGGCGGTCTTTTACACCAACGCGGCGGTGATCTGCCTGAACTTTCTGCTGTTGCTGACCTATCGTGAACCGGGGTTGGAAGAACGGCTGGCCCGGCGGGCACGCATCCGCGCCGGATTGGAACGCGAACAACCCCTGTGGCGGGAGTCCCTTGCGGAGCTGCGCAAACCCCATCTGACCGTGTATCTGGCGATTTTTTCGGTGTGGTGGTTGATGTTTCCCATGCTCTGGGATGTGCTGCCCCGGTACGTTGAGGATTGGGTGGACACGCGGCCCATGGTGACGTTTTTGTTCGGTGCGGACGGTGCTCAGAACGCCGTGGCGAAGTTTCTGCTCGGGATGGACGCCGAGGGCCGGAACATCCAGCCGGAAGGGATCGTCAACATCAACGCCGGCATGATCATGCTGACCTGTTTTGTGTTTGCCGGATTGAGTGCCCGGATGCGGGCCACGGACAGCCTCCTGGTCGGCACGCTACTGGTGGCGACGGCGCTGATGGGCATTGGCCTGACCCGGCAGGTGGGCTGGATCGTGCTGGCGCTGGTGGTGTTCAGCATCGGCGAAATGCTGGCCAGTCCAAAGTACAGCGAGTTCCTCGGGAACGTGGCTCCGCCGGACAAGAAGGCCATGTGGATCGGTTTTTCGCAGGCGCCCATCCTGATTGGCTGGACCCTGGAGGGCAAGCTGGGGCCGTGGCTCTACCATCATTTTTCCGACAAGGACCGACTGGCGCGGCGCACGTTGGTGGAGGCCCTGGGATGGTCACCGGACTCCGTCAGCGAGGCTGTCCTGCCCGTGGGCGAGGCGTTCCGCAAATTGGTGGAGGTCACCGGTCAGAGCCCGGAGGCGCTGACCC
- a CDS encoding hydrogenase maturation protease, translating to MLVLGYGNPLRRDDGLGVALAETLAAEVRPGVEVRICQQLTPDLAEPVSRAAAVVFVDAAVGGPARVRLQRLRPHTGSTLGTHDCSPAGVLALAEALYGRVPPAWLLALPGEDFGLGEGFSPRGEESLRQGLDRLRRWLDRRRGAARAAG from the coding sequence GTGCTGGTCCTCGGCTACGGCAACCCCCTGCGGAGGGATGACGGACTGGGCGTGGCTCTGGCCGAAACGCTGGCCGCCGAAGTGCGGCCCGGCGTGGAAGTGAGAATCTGTCAGCAGCTTACACCCGACCTCGCCGAACCGGTCAGCCGGGCGGCCGCGGTGGTGTTCGTGGATGCTGCCGTGGGCGGGCCCGCCCGGGTCCGATTGCAACGGCTCCGCCCTCACACCGGTTCCACCCTCGGAACCCACGATTGTTCCCCTGCCGGCGTCCTTGCCCTGGCGGAAGCCCTGTACGGTCGTGTACCACCGGCGTGGTTGCTGGCGTTGCCCGGGGAGGACTTCGGCCTGGGCGAGGGATTCTCCCCCCGGGGCGAGGAGTCGCTCCGGCAGGGTCTGGACCGGCTGCGCCGGTGGCTGGATCGGCGTCGTGGTGCGGCCCGGGCCGCGGGTTGA
- a CDS encoding Ni/Fe hydrogenase subunit alpha, with product MAQRIVIDPVTRIEGHAKISLYLDEAGNVADAEFHVVEFRGFEKFCEGRPFSEMPGLTARVCGICPVSHLLASAKAGDAIMAVDIPPAAEKLRRLMNLGQIVQSHALSFFHLSAPDFVLGWDSPPDRRNVFGLIAAQPELARAGIRLRQFGQEVIEQLGGRKIHPSWAVPGGVRNPLTPEGRDRLRGWIPEARATVQMAIDLFKKTLKSHGREVQIYGNFPSLYMSLVAGDGTWEHYGGRLRFVDGSGNVLADDVDPQRYDEVIGEAVQSGSYLKSPFYKPLGLPDGMYRVGPLARLNVARRMGTPLADAELQYFKKLGRGAVNSAFLYHYARLIEILTCVERIEQMLDDPDLLSDELRADAGINSLRGVGVSEAPRGTLFHDYTVDRNGLLRRVNLIIATGQNNLAMNRTVAQIARHYVRGVPVPESVLNRIEHGIRCYDPCLSCSTHAVGRMPMVVRILGPDGQLLQELRRD from the coding sequence ATGGCTCAACGCATCGTCATTGATCCGGTCACCCGCATCGAAGGCCACGCCAAAATCAGCCTGTACCTGGACGAGGCCGGCAACGTGGCCGATGCTGAGTTTCACGTGGTCGAGTTCCGCGGGTTCGAGAAATTCTGCGAAGGCCGACCGTTCAGCGAAATGCCGGGTCTGACGGCCCGCGTGTGCGGGATTTGTCCGGTCAGTCACCTGTTGGCCTCGGCGAAGGCCGGTGACGCCATCATGGCGGTGGACATCCCGCCGGCGGCCGAGAAACTGCGCCGGTTGATGAACCTGGGGCAGATTGTGCAGAGCCACGCCCTGAGTTTCTTTCATTTGAGCGCGCCGGATTTTGTTCTGGGCTGGGACAGTCCGCCGGACCGGCGCAACGTGTTCGGCCTGATCGCAGCGCAACCGGAGCTGGCCCGGGCCGGGATCCGGCTGCGGCAATTCGGCCAGGAGGTGATCGAACAGCTCGGCGGCCGGAAGATTCATCCCTCCTGGGCGGTGCCCGGCGGTGTGCGCAATCCCTTGACGCCCGAGGGCCGGGACCGGTTGCGGGGCTGGATCCCCGAGGCACGCGCCACGGTCCAGATGGCGATCGACCTGTTCAAGAAGACGCTCAAATCCCACGGACGCGAGGTCCAGATCTACGGCAATTTCCCGTCGCTGTACATGAGCCTCGTGGCCGGGGACGGCACCTGGGAGCATTACGGCGGCCGACTCCGGTTTGTGGACGGCAGCGGAAACGTGCTGGCCGACGATGTGGATCCGCAGCGTTACGACGAGGTGATTGGCGAGGCCGTCCAGTCCGGTTCGTACCTGAAGTCGCCCTTCTACAAACCGCTGGGTCTGCCGGATGGGATGTACCGCGTGGGACCCCTGGCGCGGCTGAATGTGGCGCGGCGGATGGGCACGCCCCTGGCCGACGCGGAACTGCAGTATTTCAAGAAGCTGGGCCGTGGAGCGGTGAACTCGGCCTTCCTCTACCACTACGCGCGGTTGATCGAGATCCTCACCTGCGTGGAGCGGATCGAACAGATGCTGGACGATCCCGACCTGCTGAGCGACGAGCTGCGCGCCGATGCGGGAATCAACAGCCTGCGCGGCGTGGGCGTGAGCGAGGCCCCGCGCGGCACGCTGTTCCACGACTACACGGTGGATCGCAACGGTCTGCTCCGCCGGGTCAACCTGATCATCGCCACCGGCCAGAACAACCTGGCCATGAACCGGACGGTGGCGCAGATCGCGCGCCACTACGTGCGGGGCGTGCCGGTGCCGGAAAGCGTGTTGAATCGCATCGAGCACGGCATCCGGTGTTACGATCCGTGCCTGAGCTGCTCCACCCATGCCGTGGGCCGCATGCCCATGGTGGTTCGCATCCTTGGCCCCGATGGCCAGCTCCTGCAGGAACTGCGACGCGACTGA
- a CDS encoding oxidoreductase has product MDRIKLATVWLGGCSGCHMSFLDLDEFLLELARRVEVVYSPLVDHKEYPEGVDVCLIEGAVCNTDHLELLERIRERTRVLVSFGDCAVTGNVTAIRNQLGPRNAELVLRRAYVECAQENPGIPSREGIVPPLLPRVMPVHEVVPVEYYLPGCPPPADRIRAVLTALLEGRAPALEGPQLKFG; this is encoded by the coding sequence ATGGATCGCATAAAACTGGCCACCGTCTGGCTGGGCGGCTGTTCCGGCTGCCACATGTCCTTCCTGGACCTGGACGAGTTCCTCCTGGAACTGGCCCGGCGGGTTGAGGTGGTTTACAGCCCGTTGGTGGATCACAAGGAGTATCCGGAGGGTGTGGACGTCTGCCTGATTGAGGGGGCCGTGTGCAACACGGATCATCTTGAGCTGCTGGAGCGGATCCGGGAGCGAACGCGGGTGCTGGTCAGCTTCGGCGATTGCGCCGTGACGGGCAACGTCACCGCCATTCGCAACCAGCTCGGGCCGCGAAATGCCGAGCTGGTTCTGCGGCGGGCGTACGTGGAATGCGCCCAGGAAAACCCGGGGATCCCGTCCCGGGAAGGGATCGTGCCGCCCTTGTTGCCGCGGGTGATGCCCGTGCACGAGGTGGTGCCGGTGGAGTATTACCTGCCCGGTTGCCCGCCGCCGGCGGATCGGATTCGGGCCGTGTTGACGGCCCTGTTGGAGGGGCGTGCCCCCGCCCTGGAGGGACCGCAGCTCAAGTTCGGCTGA
- the hoxU gene encoding bidirectional hydrogenase complex protein HoxU, which translates to MAAVTLTIDGKPVSAPAGATVLEAAQDAGIRIPTLCHLEGVYDVGACRLCLVEVAGSNKLLPACTTKVAEGMEVWTVSDRLRKYRRMTLELLFAERNHVCSVCVSNGNCELQALAYEAGMDHVRFPYQHPQLVVDQSHPLFGMDHNRCILCTRCVRVCWHIEGAGTKNVAGRGADCRIITDLNQPWGESDSCTNCGKCVMACPTGALYYKGLSTGEMHHDRHKLEFIVTAREEKQWIA; encoded by the coding sequence ATGGCTGCAGTCACACTGACGATTGACGGCAAACCGGTCAGCGCACCCGCCGGTGCCACGGTGTTGGAGGCGGCGCAGGACGCCGGGATCCGGATCCCCACCCTGTGCCATCTCGAGGGTGTCTACGACGTGGGCGCCTGCCGCCTCTGCCTGGTGGAGGTGGCCGGGTCCAACAAACTCCTGCCGGCCTGCACCACCAAGGTGGCCGAGGGCATGGAGGTGTGGACCGTGTCGGACCGGTTGCGCAAGTACCGGCGGATGACGCTGGAACTGCTGTTTGCGGAACGCAACCACGTGTGTTCGGTTTGCGTGTCCAACGGCAACTGCGAGTTGCAGGCGCTGGCCTACGAGGCCGGGATGGACCACGTACGCTTTCCCTACCAGCACCCGCAACTGGTGGTGGACCAGAGCCATCCGCTGTTCGGGATGGACCACAACCGGTGCATCCTCTGCACCCGGTGCGTGCGGGTTTGCTGGCACATTGAGGGCGCCGGCACCAAGAACGTGGCCGGGCGCGGTGCCGACTGCCGGATCATCACGGATCTGAACCAACCTTGGGGCGAGTCGGATTCCTGCACGAATTGCGGCAAATGCGTCATGGCCTGTCCCACGGGCGCACTCTATTACAAGGGCCTCAGCACCGGGGAAATGCACCATGACCGGCACAAACTGGAGTTCATTGTCACGGCGCGGGAGGAGAAACAATGGATCGCATAA
- the nuoF gene encoding NADH-quinone oxidoreductase subunit NuoF: MDLNQLLAIKEKELASRKPYTLRCCTAAGCLSAGSDQVKKQLDQAVAELGLADQVEVRGVGCLRLCSQGPLVHVDPANELYQKVTPENARQLLERVRGGKPPLEQADLQHPFFTRQLPIVLANSGVVDPERIESYIAADGYRALHDAVIEMEPREVIEAIMASGLRGRGGAGFPTGLKWSTVAKSPGPRKYVVCNADEGDPGAFMDRSVLESDPHSVLEGMAIAAYAVGAEQGFIYVRAEYPLAIRRLRLAIEQARRLGILGSGIFGSPLNFNVELRIGAGAFVCGEETALMASIEGRRGTPRPRPPFPAESGLWGCPTLINNVETFANVPAIIRNGADWFARIGTEKSKGTKVFALAGKVKNTGLIEVPMGTTLRTIVEEMGGGAPGGARIKAVQTGGPSGGCIPAELMDVEVDYESLTRLGSIMGSGGMIVMDETTDMVDVARFFMEFCKDESCGKCIPCRAGTVQMHGLLTRILEGRATARDLALLEELCDMVKHTSLCGLGQTAPNPVLSTLRFFRHEYERRLKPERSLHPAAVVGRP, encoded by the coding sequence ATGGATCTGAATCAACTTCTGGCCATTAAGGAAAAGGAACTGGCGTCGCGCAAACCGTACACCTTGCGGTGTTGCACCGCCGCGGGCTGCCTGTCGGCCGGCAGCGATCAGGTGAAGAAACAGCTCGATCAGGCGGTGGCCGAGCTGGGGTTGGCCGATCAGGTGGAGGTGCGCGGGGTCGGCTGTCTCCGGTTGTGCAGCCAGGGTCCGCTGGTGCACGTGGACCCGGCGAACGAGTTGTACCAGAAGGTCACGCCCGAGAACGCCCGTCAGCTGTTGGAACGGGTGCGCGGCGGGAAACCGCCGCTGGAACAGGCGGACCTGCAGCATCCGTTTTTCACGCGGCAACTGCCCATCGTGCTGGCCAACAGTGGCGTGGTGGATCCGGAGCGGATCGAATCCTACATCGCCGCCGACGGGTACCGTGCTTTGCACGATGCGGTGATTGAGATGGAACCCCGCGAGGTGATCGAGGCCATCATGGCCAGCGGCCTGCGGGGTCGGGGCGGGGCCGGTTTCCCCACCGGGCTTAAGTGGAGCACGGTGGCCAAGTCGCCCGGGCCCAGGAAGTACGTGGTCTGCAACGCGGATGAGGGCGATCCCGGAGCCTTCATGGACCGCAGCGTATTGGAGAGCGACCCGCACAGTGTGCTGGAGGGCATGGCCATTGCCGCCTATGCGGTGGGGGCCGAACAGGGTTTCATTTATGTGCGGGCGGAGTATCCGCTGGCCATTCGGCGATTGCGCCTGGCCATTGAACAGGCGCGGCGGCTGGGGATCCTGGGTAGCGGCATTTTCGGCTCGCCCCTGAATTTCAACGTGGAACTGCGGATTGGGGCCGGGGCGTTTGTGTGCGGAGAGGAGACCGCGCTCATGGCTTCGATCGAGGGCCGGCGGGGCACGCCGCGGCCGCGCCCGCCCTTCCCCGCCGAGAGCGGTCTGTGGGGTTGTCCCACCCTGATCAACAATGTGGAGACCTTTGCCAACGTGCCGGCCATCATCCGGAACGGCGCGGACTGGTTTGCCCGGATTGGCACCGAGAAGAGCAAGGGTACCAAGGTGTTTGCCCTGGCCGGCAAGGTGAAGAACACCGGCCTGATCGAGGTGCCCATGGGCACAACCTTGCGGACCATCGTGGAGGAGATGGGTGGTGGCGCGCCGGGCGGGGCCCGGATCAAGGCGGTCCAAACGGGCGGGCCTTCCGGTGGTTGCATTCCGGCCGAGCTGATGGACGTGGAGGTGGATTACGAATCCCTCACCCGCCTGGGGTCCATCATGGGGTCCGGTGGCATGATTGTCATGGATGAGACCACCGACATGGTGGACGTGGCCCGGTTTTTCATGGAGTTCTGCAAAGACGAATCCTGCGGGAAATGCATCCCCTGCCGGGCCGGCACGGTCCAGATGCACGGGTTGTTGACCAGGATCCTGGAGGGGCGGGCCACCGCCCGGGATCTGGCGCTGCTCGAGGAGCTTTGCGACATGGTCAAGCACACCAGCCTGTGCGGGCTGGGGCAGACCGCGCCCAATCCCGTGCTCAGCACGCTCCGGTTTTTCCGGCATGAATACGAACGCCGGCTCAAACCGGAGCGTTCGCTCCATCCGGCGGCGGTGGTCGGGCGGCCCTGA
- the hoxE gene encoding bidirectional hydrogenase complex protein HoxE, whose product MMTTLATPKRKRMQEALARAAGDKRYKILEAHMKKHQHRQDALIEILHKAQELFGYLDDDLLLFVAQRLKLPPSRVYGVATFYHFFQLKPAGKHTCVVCMGTACYVKGADKILATLESQLGVRAGQTTPDGQVSVLVARCIGACGIAPAVVFDGQVAPRQTPESVLATLQPWLTHGSESTSGH is encoded by the coding sequence ATGATGACCACCCTTGCCACGCCCAAGCGGAAGCGGATGCAGGAAGCGCTGGCCCGTGCGGCTGGTGACAAGCGCTACAAGATCCTGGAAGCGCACATGAAGAAGCACCAGCACCGCCAGGACGCGCTCATCGAAATCCTGCACAAGGCCCAGGAGCTTTTCGGCTACCTGGACGATGACCTGTTGTTGTTTGTGGCGCAGCGGCTGAAGCTGCCTCCCAGCCGTGTGTACGGCGTGGCCACGTTCTATCACTTTTTCCAGCTCAAACCGGCGGGCAAGCACACCTGTGTCGTCTGCATGGGCACGGCCTGTTACGTCAAGGGCGCCGACAAGATCCTGGCGACGCTGGAGTCGCAATTGGGCGTGCGCGCCGGGCAGACCACGCCGGACGGTCAGGTTTCGGTGCTTGTGGCCCGGTGCATCGGGGCGTGCGGTATTGCGCCGGCCGTTGTATTCGACGGCCAGGTGGCGCCGCGTCAGACGCCGGAAAGTGTTCTTGCCACCCTGCAACCCTGGTTGACCCATGGATCTGAATCAACTTCTGGCCATTAA
- the sufT gene encoding putative Fe-S cluster assembly protein SufT: MSSSNPVSLTRDVEATLIPVGTKVTLMKGEQAYITQSLGGSYTVIVNGNMFRIEGKDADALGLPVQTQVVATGKPMTREEVEKQVWEVLKTCYDPEIPVNIVDLGLIYDCVVTPIEGKENAYRVDVKMTLTAPGCGMGPMIAQDAQNKILSIEAVEEANVEVVWDPPWNQSMLSEAAKLQLGLM, encoded by the coding sequence ATGAGCAGCAGCAACCCGGTGTCATTGACACGTGACGTGGAGGCGACCCTGATCCCTGTGGGGACGAAGGTAACCCTGATGAAGGGGGAGCAGGCCTACATCACCCAGTCGTTGGGCGGCAGTTACACGGTGATTGTCAACGGGAACATGTTCCGGATCGAGGGCAAGGACGCCGACGCCCTGGGCCTGCCGGTGCAAACCCAGGTTGTCGCCACCGGCAAACCCATGACCCGGGAGGAGGTCGAGAAACAGGTCTGGGAGGTCCTGAAAACCTGTTACGATCCGGAGATCCCGGTGAACATCGTGGACCTGGGCCTGATCTACGACTGCGTGGTGACGCCCATTGAGGGTAAGGAAAACGCCTATCGCGTGGACGTGAAGATGACCCTGACGGCCCCCGGTTGCGGCATGGGCCCGATGATCGCTCAGGACGCCCAGAACAAGATTCTTTCCATCGAGGCCGTCGAAGAGGCCAACGTCGAGGTGGTCTGGGATCCGCCGTGGAACCAGTCCATGCTCTCGGAGGCCGCCAAGCTGCAACTGGGCCTGATGTGA
- a CDS encoding cysteine desulfurase — METVTDTAAANRDTTAATGPTPTGGVDWHRLREDFPILHQTVHGKPLIYFDNAATSQKPRVVIETLRRYYERDNANVHRGIHELSNRATQAYEAARTRVARFLNARSPDEIVFTRGTTEGINLVAQAWGLQNLRPGDVILLTELEHHSNLVPWQMLAQRVGAKLAFVPVTGDEGLVDERRLAELLAPPVKLFAMVHVSNSLGVVNPVADWCARARQRGIVTLVDGAQSAGHMPVDVQAIGCDFFVFSGHKTCGPTGVGVLYGRRELLEHMPPWQGGGEMILSVDYHQTTFKAPPHRFEAGTPDISGPIGLHAALDYLDGIGRARIWQHDQELAQYAYDRLAAIPGIRLFGPKRGRAGLVSFLLNDVHAHDVVTLADREGIALRGGHHCTQPLMRKLGVESTARASFYFYNTFEEVDRFVEVIRAIQKFFSR; from the coding sequence ATGGAGACAGTGACCGACACGGCTGCGGCCAATCGGGACACCACCGCTGCCACGGGTCCGACCCCGACCGGCGGGGTGGACTGGCACCGGCTGCGCGAGGACTTCCCCATCCTGCACCAGACGGTGCATGGCAAGCCGCTGATCTACTTCGACAATGCGGCCACCAGCCAGAAACCCCGGGTGGTCATCGAGACATTGCGCCGTTATTACGAACGGGACAACGCCAACGTCCACCGCGGCATCCACGAACTGAGCAACCGCGCCACCCAGGCCTACGAGGCGGCCCGAACGCGTGTGGCCCGCTTCCTGAACGCCCGCAGCCCGGACGAGATCGTCTTCACCCGCGGCACCACCGAGGGAATCAACCTGGTGGCGCAGGCCTGGGGACTCCAAAACCTCCGCCCGGGCGACGTCATTTTGCTGACCGAGCTGGAGCACCACAGCAACCTGGTGCCCTGGCAGATGCTGGCGCAACGGGTGGGGGCAAAACTGGCCTTTGTACCCGTCACCGGCGATGAGGGTCTGGTGGATGAACGGCGCCTGGCCGAATTGCTGGCGCCGCCGGTGAAACTGTTTGCCATGGTGCACGTGTCCAACTCGCTCGGCGTCGTGAATCCCGTGGCGGATTGGTGCGCCCGGGCACGGCAGCGGGGGATTGTCACCCTGGTGGATGGAGCCCAGAGCGCGGGGCACATGCCGGTGGACGTGCAGGCGATCGGCTGCGATTTCTTCGTCTTTTCGGGCCACAAGACCTGCGGGCCGACGGGTGTGGGGGTGTTGTATGGCCGCCGGGAACTCCTGGAACACATGCCCCCATGGCAGGGGGGCGGCGAAATGATCCTGTCGGTCGACTACCACCAGACCACCTTCAAGGCGCCCCCTCACCGGTTTGAAGCCGGTACACCGGACATTTCGGGGCCGATCGGGTTGCACGCGGCCCTGGATTATCTGGATGGCATCGGCCGGGCGCGCATCTGGCAGCACGACCAGGAACTGGCCCAGTACGCGTACGACCGATTGGCCGCCATCCCGGGCATCCGGTTGTTTGGGCCCAAACGGGGCCGGGCCGGCCTGGTCAGTTTCCTGCTGAACGACGTGCACGCGCACGACGTGGTCACCCTGGCCGACCGGGAAGGAATTGCCCTGCGCGGAGGGCACCATTGCACCCAGCCGTTGATGCGCAAACTGGGGGTCGAATCCACCGCACGGGCCAGCTTCTACTTCTACAACACATTCGAAGAGGTGGACCGTTTCGTGGAGGTGATCCGCGCCATCCAGAAGTTCTTCAGCCGCTGA